The following coding sequences are from one Canis lupus dingo isolate Sandy chromosome 21, ASM325472v2, whole genome shotgun sequence window:
- the LRRC32 gene encoding transforming growth factor beta activator LRRC32, with product MSHQILLLLALLTLGLATSQRDKVPCKMVDKEVLCQGLGLLQVPSMLPLDIEALDLSGNQLQSILASPLGFYTALRRLDLSTNEISFIYTGVFQALPHLEHLNLAHNNLAVGTMLNAPSLGPLPHVTSLDLSGNSLYSGLVEQLLGEAPALRTLSLAENSLTRLARHTFRGTPALERLDLHSNVLMDIEDGAFEALPHLAHLNLSRNSLTCISDFSLQQLRVLDLSCNSIEAFQVAPEPQAEYQLAWLDLRENRLLRFPDLAALPRLIYLNMSNNLIRLPAGPSQGGEGIHAPSEGWSALPFSHPSRNASTHPLSQLLNLDLSYNEIELVPEGFLEHLTSLRFLNLSRNCLRAFQVQRAGFLPCLVYLDIGHNALETLELGSRALGSLRTLLLQDNALRDLPPYTFGGLANLQRLNLQGNRVRPCGGPGEPSPSGCVAFSGISSLRVLNLVDNEMEMLRAGAFLHTPLTELDLSANPGLDVVTGALAGLEASLEVLALQGNGLAILQVDLPCFSCLKQLNLAENRLSHLPAWTQAVSLEVLDLRNNSFSLLPGSAMGGLETSLRRLYLQGNPLSCCGNAWLAAQLHQGRVDVDATQDLTCRFGSQEEVSLSHVRPEDCEKGGLKNVNLIIILTFALVSAILLTTLATCCCVRRQKFNQQYKA from the exons ATGAGCCACCAGATCCTGCTGCTTCTGGCCCTGCTGACCCTGGGCCTGGCCACCTCCCAACGAGACAAGGTGCCCTGTAAGATG GTAGACAAGGAGGTCTTGTGCCAGGGTCTTGGCCTGCTCCAGGTCCCCTCGATGCTCCCGCTGGACATCGAGGCCCTCGACCTATCTGGGAACCAGCTGCAGAGCATCCTGGCCTCACCCCTGGGCTTCTACACAGCACTTCGACGCCTGGACCTGAGCACCAATGAGATCAGCTTCATCTACACCGGGGTCTTCCAGGCCCTGCCCCACCTGGAGCACCTCAACCTGGCCCACAACAACCTGGCAGTGGGCACCATGCTGAAcgcccccagcctgggccccctgCCTCATGTGACATCTCTGGACCTGTCCGGGAACAGCCTGTACAGTGGCCTGGTGGAGCAGCTGCTCGGGGAGGCGCCCGCCCTGCGCACCCTCTCGCTGGCCGAGAACAGCCTGACTCGCCTGGCCCGCCACACGTTCCGGGGCACGCCCGCGCTGGAGCGGCTCGACCTCCACAGCAACGTGCTCATGGACATCGAGGACGGTGCTTTCGAGGCCCTACCCCACCTGGCCCACCTGAATCTGTCCAGGAATTCCCTCACCTGCATCTCCGACTTCAGTCTCCAGCAGCTGCGGGTACTGGACCTGAGCTGCAACAGCATCGAGGCCTTTCAGgtggccccagagccccaggctgAGTACCAGCTGGCCTGGCTCGACCTGCGGGAGAACAGACTGCTCCGCTTCCCGGACTTGGCTGCGCTCCCGCGACTCATCTACCTGAACATGTCCAACAAcctcatccggctccctgcagggccatCCCAGGGGGGCGAGGGCATCCACGCGCCTTCAGAGGGCTGGTCGGCCTTGCCCTTCTCCCACCCCAGCCGCAACGCCAGCACCCACCCCCTCTCCCAGCTCTTGAACCTGGATTTGAGCTACAATGAGATTGAGCTGGTCCCTGAGGGCTTTCTCGAGCACCTGACCTCCCTTCGCTTCCTGAATCTCAGCCGGAACTGTTTGCGAGCCTTCCAGGTGCAGCGCGCGGGCTTCCTGCCTTGCCTTGTGTACCTGGACATCGGCCACAACGCGCTGGAGACGCTAGAGCTgggctccagggccctggggtctcTGCGGACGCTCCTCCTCCAGGACAATGCCCTGCGGGACCTGCCCCCCTACACTTTTGGTGGCCTGGCCAATCTGCAGAGGCTTAACCTTCAGGGAAACCGGGTCAGGCCTTGTGGGGGGCCAGGTGAGCCCAGCCCCTCAGGATGTGTGGCCTTCTCTGGCATCTCCTCCCTCCGAGTCCTGAACCTGGTGGACAATGAGATGGAGATGCTCCGGGCGGGTGCCTTCCTCCACACGCCACTTACCGAGCTGGACCTTTCTGCAAACCCAGGGCTGGATGTGGTCACGGGGGCCTTGGCGGGCCTGGAGGCCTCCTTGGAGGTCCTGGCCCTGCAGGGCAATGGGCTAGCCATCCTGCAAGTAGACCTGCCCTGCTTCAGCTGCCTTAAGCAGCTCAATCTTGCCGAGAACCGCCTGAGCCACCTGCCTGCCTGGACACAGGCCGTGTCCTTGGAGGTACTGGACCTGCGGAACAACAGTTTCAGCCTGCTGCCGGGCAGCGCCATGGGCGGCCTGGAGACCAGCCTCCGGCGCCTCTACCTGCAGGGGAATCCACTGAGCTGCTGTGGCAATGCCTGGCTGGCTGCCCAGCTGCACCAGGGCCGTGTGGACGTGGATGCCACCCAGGACCTGACCTGCCGCTTTGGCTCCCAGGAGGAGGTATCCCTGAGCCACGTGCGTCCTGAGGACTGTGAGAAAGGGGGACTCAAGAATGTCAACCTCATTATCATCCTCACTTTTGCACTGGTCTCTGCCATCCTCCTCACCACACTGGCCACTTGTTGCTGCGTCCGTCGGCAGAAGTTCAACCAACAGTACAAAGCTTAG